From the Cyanobium sp. M30B3 genome, the window ACGAGGCCCAGGACCCGGAGTGTGCGATCCATCGCAAACCGCTGGAGTGGCGCGATGAGGTGAACCTGTTCTTTCGCCTCTCCCGCTATCAGAGCCAGATCGAGGAGCTGATCCGGCGGCCCGGCTTCATCACTCCGGCCAGCCGCCAGAAGGAGGTGGAGAACTTCGTGGCCCAGGGCCTGCGCGATTTCTCGATTTCGAGGGTTGATCTGCCCTGGGGCATCCCGGTGCCCGGCCATCCGGGTCACACGTTTTATGTGTGGTTCGATGCCCTGCTGGGCTACCTCAGTGCCCTGCTGCAGCCTGACCAAGCCGATGCCAGCGGCCCCGCGAACCCGGATCCAGCCGTCGCTCTCGAGCAGGTGCTGCAGCGGGGCTGGCCCGCCCAGCTGCACGTGATCGGCAAGGACATCCTGCGCTTCCATGCCGTGTACTGGCCGGCGATGCTGCTCTCGGCCGGCCTGCCCCTGCCCGAGCGGGTGTTCGGCCATGGCTTCCTCACCCGCGAGGGCCAGAAGATGGGCAAGTCGCTGGGCAACGTGCTCGACCCCGAGGTGCTGCTGGAGCGCTGCGGCCGCGATGCCGTGCGCTGGTACCTGCTGCGCGACATCCCCTTCGGCGAGGACGGCGACTTCCAGCAACAGCGCTTCAGCGATCTGGTGAACAACGATCTGGCCAACACGATCGGCAACCTGCTCAACCGCACCAGCTCGATGGCGCGCAAGTGGTTTGCCGAGGCCGTGCCCCCAGCCGGCGACGCCGCCAGCGGCGACCATCCCCTGGCCCAGGGCGCCGCAAAAGCAGTGGCACAGTTCCGCCAGGCCATGGATCGCCTGGAGTTCAGGCCCGCCGCCGAGGCCATCCTGCAGCTGGCCACCACCGCCAACGGCTACCTCAATGAGCGGGCCCCCTGGTCGGCGATGAAGCAACCCGGCCAGCAAGGGCAGGTGGGCCGTGATCTCTATGCGGTGCTGGAGGCGAGCCGGATCGTGGCCGTGCTGCTGGCACCGCTGCTACCAGAGCTCTCGGCCCGCATGCTCGAGCAGCTCGGCCAGCAGCCCTTTGATTCCGCAGGGTCCACGCTGGATGCCCCGCGGTGGGGGAGCGCCCTGTCCTGGGCCGGCCTGGAGGCCGGTCAGCTCCTGCCCCAACCCCAGCCGGTGATGCAGCGTCTCG encodes:
- a CDS encoding methionine--tRNA ligase, whose product is MSYTLTTPLYYVNDRAHLGSTYTTLACDAIARYQRLCGEQVTFITGCDEHGQKIQRTAEAAGLSPQAHCDRVSEGYRDLWQRWQISNNRFIRTTAPRHRELVEQFFARVEASGDVLEGRQQGWYCVACEEFKDDPHEAQDPECAIHRKPLEWRDEVNLFFRLSRYQSQIEELIRRPGFITPASRQKEVENFVAQGLRDFSISRVDLPWGIPVPGHPGHTFYVWFDALLGYLSALLQPDQADASGPANPDPAVALEQVLQRGWPAQLHVIGKDILRFHAVYWPAMLLSAGLPLPERVFGHGFLTREGQKMGKSLGNVLDPEVLLERCGRDAVRWYLLRDIPFGEDGDFQQQRFSDLVNNDLANTIGNLLNRTSSMARKWFAEAVPPAGDAASGDHPLAQGAAKAVAQFRQAMDRLEFRPAAEAILQLATTANGYLNERAPWSAMKQPGQQGQVGRDLYAVLEASRIVAVLLAPLLPELSARMLEQLGQQPFDSAGSTLDAPRWGSALSWAGLEAGQLLPQPQPVMQRLELDGPL